Proteins from one Salmo salar chromosome ssa07, Ssal_v3.1, whole genome shotgun sequence genomic window:
- the LOC106609128 gene encoding regulator of nonsense transcripts 2 isoform X3: MLAEGKRSLNMDEKEVSSFSNKEKDREGDRRPASSRDKVKDEAKMSGKKDIGKAAEEKRRRLEEDKRKKEEKERKRKEEEKQKAEEEQRKKEEEEKKQQEEQERKVQEEEAKRQREEEAAQLKEKEEGHQLHQEAWERHQCRKELRIRNQNAHEGRPEETFFSRLDSSLKKNTAFVKKLRTLTEQQREALSNDFGSLNLSKYIGEAVGSVVEAKLKISDVGCAVHLCSLFHQRYAEFAPLLLQAWKRHFEARKEEKAPNVSKLRTDLRFIAELTIVGLFTDKEGLSLIYEQLKSIIGTDRETHTHVSVVISFCKHCGDDIAGLVPRKVKAAREKFGLAFPPSEIINTEKQQPFQNLLREYFTSLTKHLKKDHRELQNIERQNRRILHSKGELSEDRHKQYEEFATSYQKLLANTQSLADFLDENMPELPLDKTVQEEHGPGIDIFTPGKPGEYDLEGGIWEDEDARNFYENMVDLKAFVPAILFKDNEKGKDKEEAASKEAKDAAATTEELELELEALDIADDPLELDGPDEAENEAELAKKLLDEQGLKLGYERGQGNRARAHSWVLRADQVNREQEDEEASTGSHLKLIVDAFIQQLPNCVNRDLIDKAAMDFCMNMNTKSNRRKLVRALFTVPRQRLDLLPFYSRLVATLHPCMSDVADDLCSILKGDFRFHIRKKDQINIETKNKTVRFIGELAKFKLFSKTDTLHCLKMLLSDFSHHHIEMACTLLETSGRFLFRSPDSHLRTSVLLEQMMRKKQAQHLDARYVTMVENAYYYCNPPPMEKTVRKKRPPLQEYIRKLLYKDLSKVTTEKVLRQMRKLPWQDPESKGYLICCMVNIWNIKYNSIHCVANLLAGLVAYQEDVGIHVVDGVLEDIRLGMEVNQPKFNQRRISSAKFLGELYNYRMVESAVIFRTLFSFISFGVNPDGSPSPLDPPEHLFRIRMVCTLLDTCGQYFDRGSSKRKLDCFLIYFQRYIWWKKSVEVWSAEHQFPIDIDYMISDTLELLRPKMKLCISLEDSTRQVTELEREFLVKLGLAMDGQKDGRPSSAMGSEGEALDEDDDDDDEEGGADTEEQSGNESEMNEPEEDEGSENEEEEREEEEEENTDYLTDSNKENETDEENNEVTIRGGGLKHVACAEDEDFIQALDKMMLENLQQRSGEAVKVHQLDVAIPLQLKSQLKKGPGGPVCSGEGDADISDTMQFVMLTRKGNKQQFKILNVPLSSHLAANHFNQQQAEQEERMRMKKLTLDINERQEQEDYQEMMASLAQRPAPANTNRERRPRYQHPKGAPNADLIFKTGGRKQETKQERNERHEKRDRQERQEKHERNNRYEGQEARASQLSRTRY, from the exons ggagaaggaggagggtcaCCAGCTCCACCAGGAGGCCTGGGAGCGCCACCAGTGCCGGAAGGAGCTGCGCATCCGCAACCAGAATGCCCACGAGGGCCGTCCTGAGGAGACCTTCTTTAGCCGCCTTGACTCCAGCTTGAAGAAGAACACGGCCTTTGTCAAGAAGCTGCGCACGCTCACTGAGCAGCAGCGCGAAGCCCTCTCCAATGACTTCGGCTCGCTCAACCTAAGCAAGTACATCGGTGAGGCGGTGGGCTCGGTGGTGGAGGCCAAGCTGAAGATCTCTGATGTGGGCTGCGCCGTGCACCTGTGCTCCCTCTTTCACCAGCGCTACGCTGAATTCGCCCCACTGCTCCTCCAGGCCTGGAAGAGGCACTTTGAGGCGCGCAAGGAGGAGAAGGCGCCCAATGTGAGCAAGCTGCGCACCGACCTGCGCTTCATCGCAGAGCTTACCATCGTGGGCCTGTTTACGGACAAGGAGGGCCTTTCGCTCATCTACGAGCAGCTGAAGAGCATCATCGGGACAGACCGCGAGACACACACGCATGTGTCGGTGGTCATCAGCTTCTGTAAGCACTGCGGGGACGACATCGCGGGCCTGGTGCCTCGCAAAGTGAAGGCTGCCCGGGAGAAGTTTGGCCTGGCCTTCCCTCCCAGTGAGATCATCAACACAGAGAAGCAGCAGCCCTTCCAGAACCTTCTGAGGGAGTACTTCACCTCGCTCACCAAGCACCTCAAGAAGGACCACCGCGAGTTACAGAACATCGAGAGGCAGAACAG GCGTATCCTCCACTCCAAAGGGGAGCTGAGTGAGGACAGACACAAGCAGTATGAGGAGTTTGCTACGTCCTACCAGAAGTTGCTGGCTAACACCCAGTCTCTGGCTGACTTTCTGGATGAGAACATGCCAGAACTTCCACTGGACAAGACTGTGCAGGAAG AGCACGGCCCTGGCATTGACATCTTCACCCCAGGGAAGCCCGGGGAGTATGACCTGGAGGGCGGCATCTGGGAGGACGAGGATGCCAGGAACTTCTACGAGAACATGGTGGACCTGAAGGCCTTCGTCCCCGCCATCCTGTTCAAAGATAACGAGAAGGGCAAGGACAAAGAGGAGGCTGCTAGTAAAG AGGCTAAAGATGCTGCGGCCACCACAGAGGAGTTGGAGTTGGAGCTCGAGGCTCTAGACATCGCTGATGACCCTCTGGAGCTGGATGGACCTGATGAGGCAGAGAACGAGGCAGAGCTTGCCAAAAAACTGTTGGACGAGCAAG GGCTCAAGTTAGGGTATGAGAGAGGTCAGGGAAACAGAGCTAGGGCCCACTCATGGGTGCTCAGGGCCGATCAAGTAAACAGAG AACAAGAGGATGAGGAGGCAAGTACCGGGTCCCACCTGAAGCTCATCGTGGACGCCTTCATCCAGCAGCTTCCCAACTGTGTCAACAGAGACCTCATAGACAAG GCTGCCATGGATTTCTGCATGAACATGAACACCAAGTCAAACAGGAGGAAGCTGGTCCGGGCTCTCTTCACCGTTCCCAGACAAAG GTTGGATCTGCTGCCCTTTTACTCCCGTCTGGTGGCCACCCTTCACCCCTGCATGTCAGATGTGGCCGATGATCTGTGCTCCATACTCAAAGGAGACTTCAGGTTCCAT ATTCGGAAGAAGGACCAGATCAACATcgaaacaaaaaataaaactgtAAGGTTTATCGGGGAGCTGGCGAAGTTCAAGCTGTTCTCTAAAACGGACACTCTGCATTGTCTGAAG ATGCTGCTGTCAGACTTCTCCCACCACCACATAGAGATGGCCTGCACCCTGCTGGAGACCAGTGGACGCTTCCTCTTCAGATCCCCCGACTCCCACCTCCGGACCAGCGTCCTTctg GAGCAAATGATGCGGAAGAAGCAGGCGCAGCACCTGGATGCTCGCTACGTGACCATGGTGGAGAATGCCTACTACTACTGCAACCCCCCGCCCATGGAGAAGACTGTCAGGAAGAAGAGGCCCCCGCTGCAGGAGTACATCCGCAAACTGCTCTACAAGGACCTCTCCAAGGTCACCACGGAGAAG GTGTTGAGGCAGATGCGTAAACTCCCCTGGCAGGACCCAGAGTCTAAAGGCTACCTGATCTGTTGCATGGTCAACATCTGGAACATCAAGTACAACAGCATCCACTGTGTGGCCAACCTGCTGGCCGGCCTTGTGGCCTACCAGGAGGACGTGGGCATCCACGTGGTGGATGGGGTCTTGGAGGACATCCGCCTGGGAATGGAG GTGAACCAGCCCAAGTTCAACCAGCGTCGGATCAGCAGTGCCAAGTTTCTGGGGGAGCTCTACAACTACCGCATGGTGGAGTCAGCGGTCATCTTCCGCACCCTCTTCTCCTTCATCTCGTTCGGAGTGAACCCGGACGGCAGCCCCAGCCCCCTGGACCCCCCCGAGCACCTGTTCCGCATCCGCATGGTCTGCACCCTGCTTGACACCTGCGGACAGTACTTTGACCGCGGCTCCAGCAAGAGGAAGCTGGACTGCTTCCTAATCTACTTCCAG AGGTATATCTGGTGGAAGAAGAGTGTGGAGGTGTGGAGTGCGGAGCACCAGTTCCCCATCGACATTGACTACATGATCAGTGACACCCTGGAGCTGCTCCGGCCCAAGATGAAGCTCTGCATCTCCCTGGAAGACTCCACACGACAGGTCACCGAGTTGGAGAGGGAGTTCCTCGTTAAactgg GACTGGCCATGGATGGACAGAAGGACGGCCGGCCCTCCAGTGCCATGGGGAGTGAAGGCGAGGCTCTAGACGAGGATGATGACGATGACGACGAAGAGGGAGGGGCGGACACAGAGGAACAGTCTGGCAATGAGAGCGAGATGAACGAGCCAGAGGAAGAT GAAGGGTCTGAGAATGAGGAAGAGGagcgggaggaagaggaggaggagaacactgACTATCTGACCGACTCCAACAAGGAGAACGAGACGGACGAGGAGAACAAT GAGGTGACCATCCGTGGTGGCGGTCTGAAGCATGTGGCATGTGCTGAGGATGAGGACTTCATCCAGGCTCTGGACAAGATGATGCTGGAGAACCTGCAG cagcggAGCGGGGAGGCTGTGAAGGTGCACCAGTTGGACGTGGCCATCCCCCTGCAGCTGAAGAGCCAGCTGAAGAAAGGCCCTGGAGGACCCGTCTGCTCTGGAGAGGGAGACGCAGACATCTCAGACACCATGCAGTTTGTCATGCTCACGCGCAAGGGCAACAAGCAGcag TTTAAGATCCTGAACGTGCCTTTATCCTCCCACCTGGCTGCCAACCACTTCAATCAGCAGCAGgcagagcaggaggagaggatgaggatgaagaagCTCACTCTGGACATCAACGAGAGACAGGAGCAAGAAGACTACCAAG AAATGATGGCGTCTCTGGCCCAGCGGCCCGCTCCTGCCAACACCAACCGGGAGCGGCGCCCGCGCTACCAACACCCCAAAGGGGCACCCAACGCCGACCTCATCTTCAAGACCGGAGGAAG AAAGCAGGAAACAAAGCAGGAGAGAAATGAAAGGCACGAAAAGCGTGACAGACAAGAAAGGCAAGAGAAACACGAGAGAAACAACAGATATGAGGGCCAGGAGGCTAGGGCCAGCCAGCTCAGTCGGACACGCTACTGA
- the LOC106609128 gene encoding regulator of nonsense transcripts 2 isoform X1, producing the protein MLAEGKRSLNMDEKEVSSFSNKEKDREGDRRPASSRDKVKDEAKMSGKKDIGKAAEEKRRRLEEDKRKKEEKERKRKEEEKQKAEEEQRKKEEEEKKQQEEQERKVQEEEAKRQREEEAAQLKEKEEGHQLHQEAWERHQCRKELRIRNQNAHEGRPEETFFSRLDSSLKKNTAFVKKLRTLTEQQREALSNDFGSLNLSKYIGEAVGSVVEAKLKISDVGCAVHLCSLFHQRYAEFAPLLLQAWKRHFEARKEEKAPNVSKLRTDLRFIAELTIVGLFTDKEGLSLIYEQLKSIIGTDRETHTHVSVVISFCKHCGDDIAGLVPRKVKAAREKFGLAFPPSEIINTEKQQPFQNLLREYFTSLTKHLKKDHRELQNIERQNRRILHSKGELSEDRHKQYEEFATSYQKLLANTQSLADFLDENMPELPLDKTVQEEHGPGIDIFTPGKPGEYDLEGGIWEDEDARNFYENMVDLKAFVPAILFKDNEKGKDKEEAASKEAKDAAATTEELELELEALDIADDPLELDGPDEAENEAELAKKLLDEQGKDEGLKLGYERGQGNRARAHSWVLRADQVNREQEDEEASTGSHLKLIVDAFIQQLPNCVNRDLIDKAAMDFCMNMNTKSNRRKLVRALFTVPRQRLDLLPFYSRLVATLHPCMSDVADDLCSILKGDFRFHIRKKDQINIETKNKTVRFIGELAKFKLFSKTDTLHCLKMLLSDFSHHHIEMACTLLETSGRFLFRSPDSHLRTSVLLEQMMRKKQAQHLDARYVTMVENAYYYCNPPPMEKTVRKKRPPLQEYIRKLLYKDLSKVTTEKVLRQMRKLPWQDPESKGYLICCMVNIWNIKYNSIHCVANLLAGLVAYQEDVGIHVVDGVLEDIRLGMEVNQPKFNQRRISSAKFLGELYNYRMVESAVIFRTLFSFISFGVNPDGSPSPLDPPEHLFRIRMVCTLLDTCGQYFDRGSSKRKLDCFLIYFQRYIWWKKSVEVWSAEHQFPIDIDYMISDTLELLRPKMKLCISLEDSTRQVTELEREFLVKLGLAMDGQKDGRPSSAMGSEGEALDEDDDDDDEEGGADTEEQSGNESEMNEPEEDEGSENEEEEREEEEEENTDYLTDSNKENETDEENNEVTIRGGGLKHVACAEDEDFIQALDKMMLENLQQRSGEAVKVHQLDVAIPLQLKSQLKKGPGGPVCSGEGDADISDTMQFVMLTRKGNKQQFKILNVPLSSHLAANHFNQQQAEQEERMRMKKLTLDINERQEQEDYQEMMASLAQRPAPANTNRERRPRYQHPKGAPNADLIFKTGGRKQETKQERNERHEKRDRQERQEKHERNNRYEGQEARASQLSRTRY; encoded by the exons ggagaaggaggagggtcaCCAGCTCCACCAGGAGGCCTGGGAGCGCCACCAGTGCCGGAAGGAGCTGCGCATCCGCAACCAGAATGCCCACGAGGGCCGTCCTGAGGAGACCTTCTTTAGCCGCCTTGACTCCAGCTTGAAGAAGAACACGGCCTTTGTCAAGAAGCTGCGCACGCTCACTGAGCAGCAGCGCGAAGCCCTCTCCAATGACTTCGGCTCGCTCAACCTAAGCAAGTACATCGGTGAGGCGGTGGGCTCGGTGGTGGAGGCCAAGCTGAAGATCTCTGATGTGGGCTGCGCCGTGCACCTGTGCTCCCTCTTTCACCAGCGCTACGCTGAATTCGCCCCACTGCTCCTCCAGGCCTGGAAGAGGCACTTTGAGGCGCGCAAGGAGGAGAAGGCGCCCAATGTGAGCAAGCTGCGCACCGACCTGCGCTTCATCGCAGAGCTTACCATCGTGGGCCTGTTTACGGACAAGGAGGGCCTTTCGCTCATCTACGAGCAGCTGAAGAGCATCATCGGGACAGACCGCGAGACACACACGCATGTGTCGGTGGTCATCAGCTTCTGTAAGCACTGCGGGGACGACATCGCGGGCCTGGTGCCTCGCAAAGTGAAGGCTGCCCGGGAGAAGTTTGGCCTGGCCTTCCCTCCCAGTGAGATCATCAACACAGAGAAGCAGCAGCCCTTCCAGAACCTTCTGAGGGAGTACTTCACCTCGCTCACCAAGCACCTCAAGAAGGACCACCGCGAGTTACAGAACATCGAGAGGCAGAACAG GCGTATCCTCCACTCCAAAGGGGAGCTGAGTGAGGACAGACACAAGCAGTATGAGGAGTTTGCTACGTCCTACCAGAAGTTGCTGGCTAACACCCAGTCTCTGGCTGACTTTCTGGATGAGAACATGCCAGAACTTCCACTGGACAAGACTGTGCAGGAAG AGCACGGCCCTGGCATTGACATCTTCACCCCAGGGAAGCCCGGGGAGTATGACCTGGAGGGCGGCATCTGGGAGGACGAGGATGCCAGGAACTTCTACGAGAACATGGTGGACCTGAAGGCCTTCGTCCCCGCCATCCTGTTCAAAGATAACGAGAAGGGCAAGGACAAAGAGGAGGCTGCTAGTAAAG AGGCTAAAGATGCTGCGGCCACCACAGAGGAGTTGGAGTTGGAGCTCGAGGCTCTAGACATCGCTGATGACCCTCTGGAGCTGGATGGACCTGATGAGGCAGAGAACGAGGCAGAGCTTGCCAAAAAACTGTTGGACGAGCAAGGTAAAGATGAAG GGCTCAAGTTAGGGTATGAGAGAGGTCAGGGAAACAGAGCTAGGGCCCACTCATGGGTGCTCAGGGCCGATCAAGTAAACAGAG AACAAGAGGATGAGGAGGCAAGTACCGGGTCCCACCTGAAGCTCATCGTGGACGCCTTCATCCAGCAGCTTCCCAACTGTGTCAACAGAGACCTCATAGACAAG GCTGCCATGGATTTCTGCATGAACATGAACACCAAGTCAAACAGGAGGAAGCTGGTCCGGGCTCTCTTCACCGTTCCCAGACAAAG GTTGGATCTGCTGCCCTTTTACTCCCGTCTGGTGGCCACCCTTCACCCCTGCATGTCAGATGTGGCCGATGATCTGTGCTCCATACTCAAAGGAGACTTCAGGTTCCAT ATTCGGAAGAAGGACCAGATCAACATcgaaacaaaaaataaaactgtAAGGTTTATCGGGGAGCTGGCGAAGTTCAAGCTGTTCTCTAAAACGGACACTCTGCATTGTCTGAAG ATGCTGCTGTCAGACTTCTCCCACCACCACATAGAGATGGCCTGCACCCTGCTGGAGACCAGTGGACGCTTCCTCTTCAGATCCCCCGACTCCCACCTCCGGACCAGCGTCCTTctg GAGCAAATGATGCGGAAGAAGCAGGCGCAGCACCTGGATGCTCGCTACGTGACCATGGTGGAGAATGCCTACTACTACTGCAACCCCCCGCCCATGGAGAAGACTGTCAGGAAGAAGAGGCCCCCGCTGCAGGAGTACATCCGCAAACTGCTCTACAAGGACCTCTCCAAGGTCACCACGGAGAAG GTGTTGAGGCAGATGCGTAAACTCCCCTGGCAGGACCCAGAGTCTAAAGGCTACCTGATCTGTTGCATGGTCAACATCTGGAACATCAAGTACAACAGCATCCACTGTGTGGCCAACCTGCTGGCCGGCCTTGTGGCCTACCAGGAGGACGTGGGCATCCACGTGGTGGATGGGGTCTTGGAGGACATCCGCCTGGGAATGGAG GTGAACCAGCCCAAGTTCAACCAGCGTCGGATCAGCAGTGCCAAGTTTCTGGGGGAGCTCTACAACTACCGCATGGTGGAGTCAGCGGTCATCTTCCGCACCCTCTTCTCCTTCATCTCGTTCGGAGTGAACCCGGACGGCAGCCCCAGCCCCCTGGACCCCCCCGAGCACCTGTTCCGCATCCGCATGGTCTGCACCCTGCTTGACACCTGCGGACAGTACTTTGACCGCGGCTCCAGCAAGAGGAAGCTGGACTGCTTCCTAATCTACTTCCAG AGGTATATCTGGTGGAAGAAGAGTGTGGAGGTGTGGAGTGCGGAGCACCAGTTCCCCATCGACATTGACTACATGATCAGTGACACCCTGGAGCTGCTCCGGCCCAAGATGAAGCTCTGCATCTCCCTGGAAGACTCCACACGACAGGTCACCGAGTTGGAGAGGGAGTTCCTCGTTAAactgg GACTGGCCATGGATGGACAGAAGGACGGCCGGCCCTCCAGTGCCATGGGGAGTGAAGGCGAGGCTCTAGACGAGGATGATGACGATGACGACGAAGAGGGAGGGGCGGACACAGAGGAACAGTCTGGCAATGAGAGCGAGATGAACGAGCCAGAGGAAGAT GAAGGGTCTGAGAATGAGGAAGAGGagcgggaggaagaggaggaggagaacactgACTATCTGACCGACTCCAACAAGGAGAACGAGACGGACGAGGAGAACAAT GAGGTGACCATCCGTGGTGGCGGTCTGAAGCATGTGGCATGTGCTGAGGATGAGGACTTCATCCAGGCTCTGGACAAGATGATGCTGGAGAACCTGCAG cagcggAGCGGGGAGGCTGTGAAGGTGCACCAGTTGGACGTGGCCATCCCCCTGCAGCTGAAGAGCCAGCTGAAGAAAGGCCCTGGAGGACCCGTCTGCTCTGGAGAGGGAGACGCAGACATCTCAGACACCATGCAGTTTGTCATGCTCACGCGCAAGGGCAACAAGCAGcag TTTAAGATCCTGAACGTGCCTTTATCCTCCCACCTGGCTGCCAACCACTTCAATCAGCAGCAGgcagagcaggaggagaggatgaggatgaagaagCTCACTCTGGACATCAACGAGAGACAGGAGCAAGAAGACTACCAAG AAATGATGGCGTCTCTGGCCCAGCGGCCCGCTCCTGCCAACACCAACCGGGAGCGGCGCCCGCGCTACCAACACCCCAAAGGGGCACCCAACGCCGACCTCATCTTCAAGACCGGAGGAAG AAAGCAGGAAACAAAGCAGGAGAGAAATGAAAGGCACGAAAAGCGTGACAGACAAGAAAGGCAAGAGAAACACGAGAGAAACAACAGATATGAGGGCCAGGAGGCTAGGGCCAGCCAGCTCAGTCGGACACGCTACTGA